The sequence AACGTCTAGCCATTGCTGCCGTACTGGCCATGGAACCCTCCGTCCTGGTACTGGACGAGCCCATGGCCGGATTGGACCCTCAGGGGCGTCGTCAGGTTGCCAGGCTGCTGGCAGAACTGACCGGCATGACGCAGGTGGCCTTGGAAAAAAACGCTGAATTTGTTGCTCGCTGGGCCGATCGCGTTGTCGTTCTGGCTGATGGCAAGATCGCCATGGATGGTACGCCCCACGTCATCTTTCGAGACGTAGCCTCTCTGAAGGAACTGGGGATTGCCGTTCCGCAGATTGCCGAGCTGGCAGATCGACTGAGGCAGGCCGGTGAGCAGGTGGACTTTCTTACCGCCCAGGCTGCTTTTGATCGGCTGCCGCAGCAGTCATCTGACACAGGGCCGGTGACCATGCCAGCCGTCGATTGTGGGGAAAAGGCCGATGCCTCGCCCGAGCTTCGGTCCGGTGCAATAGACATTCGCGAGCTCGTATTCAGTTACGAAGACGGCCCTCGTGCACTTGACGGAGTCGCGCTTCAAGTGCCGGCTGGACAGTTTGTGGCAATCGTGGGGCCTAATGGCAGTGGAAAGAGTACCCTTGCGCGCCACTTGAATGGCCTGCTTCGTCCCCAATCGGGAACGGTCAGCGTCAATGGCTTGCCCACCGAGGGGAGGCATGTCGGTGATCTTGCCAGGGATGTGGGCTATGTGTTTCAGAATCCCGATCACCAGATCTTTGCTGCGACGGTACGGGAGGAGATAGCGTTCGGCGCCAGCAACCTGGGCTTTTCGGGCGATGCTCTGGAATCACGGGTCGACCAGGCACTTTCGGACTTTGGCCTGGAAGCAGTCGCTGAAACACCCCCGGCGATCCTCAACTATGGCATGCGCAAGCTGGTTACGACAGCCTCCGTATGGGTCATGCAGCCATCTATCTGGGTGTTGGACGAGCCCTTTGTCGGTCTTGACGGCCGCTATACAGGCGTATTGAAACAGCATCTGCAGTCGCTCCATGAGGACGGTTATACCATCGTGTTAATAAGCCACGATTTAAGCATCGTGGCTGAGGTCGCCGAGCGGCTGGTTGTTCTCAATCGAGGAGAGGTTGTGATGGATGGATCGGTGGCTTCGGTCCTGGCCAGGACGGGGGAGTTGGCTCGCTACGGCCTTCGTCCACCACCCATCACGCGTCTTTCCAGGCAACTCGCTCCCCTGGGGTTTCCCCACCCGATTCTGACGGTGGATCAGTTTATGCAGCAACGGCGATCCTATTCAGAGGCTCTTGTCCAGGGTTAACCCCTGTTGTCAATCATTATGCTCTTTGACCTATACACGCATCCGGAAGGCTGGCTTCATCGCCTGGATCCTCGCACCAAGATCGCTATTCTGCTCTTTGGTTCGGTGCTATTCGTCGTGATCAACAATGTGTGGTTGTTGGCAGGGCTGCTGGTGATCGTTCAATTGATGTTGCTGAGCTCGCATGTGCCTTTCCATGACATCGTTCGGGCGTGGCGACAATTGCTCAGGCTGATCGTCGTCGTCGTGCTGCTGTGGCCCTTTTTCGCCAGAACTGGCGACCCTGCGCTGTTTTCCATAGGCCCACTCACCGCAACCAGAACAGGTATCCTGATGGGTGTCACCACAGCCATGCGCATCGTGGGCACCTCGTTTCTCTTTTATCTCATCCTCTTTACGACCCGTCAAAATGACCTGGTGGCCGGGTTGCGTCGACTCGGGCTGCCTTTCGAGTGGGCACTGACACTGGCAACCGCTCTACGATTCATTCCCTCCTTCTCCGCAACCATCACCCAGATCCAGGCCGCTCAGGCTGCACGCGGCTGGCAGGTAGATCGCGGGGACCTGATTGGGCGTTTTCGGGGCATGATCCCGGTGTTGACAGCCCTCATTATCAGCATATTACGTACCAGCGATACCCTGGGAATGGCGCTGGCAGCCCGCGGTGTGGGCAGTGGACGCCCCCGCACCGTGTGGCAAGACGTGAAGATGCAGCCTCTGGATTGGATCGTGCTGGTGACCATCGGCTTTTTTTTCGTTTCTCTTTTGATCGCTCGGCTGAGATTCGGAATGGGCGCCGAACTCGTGGACGTGTTCTAGGCTCATGCAGGAAGCGACCCTCTGTTTACTTCTGCAGGAAGGAAACCCTGGCGTACTCTTGTTGGGGAAGAAAAAGCGCGGTTTCGGTAAAGGAAAGATAGTCGGTTTTGGCGGCAAGATTGAGCATGGAGAGACCAGTGCCATGGCCGCAGTACGGGAACTGGAGGAGGAAACAGGCCTTCGCGTGCGAGAGGATGAGTTACACCAGCTTGCCCGCCTGACCTTCCTGTTCCCTGCCAGGCCTGAGTGGAACCACCTGGTGGCTGTCTATGTGACGACCATCTGGCATGGCGATTTGACCGAGAGTCACGAAATCACGCCGGCATGGTTCCGACTCGATGCGATCCCCTTCGAAGAAATGTGGGATGACGCCTATTACTGGATGCCCTACGTGTTGAACGGGAAACGTATCCAGGCCACCTTCACCTTCAATGATGACAACGAATCCGTTGACCGTTACGTGATCGAGCCGTGGACTGGCAAAACAGACACAGTGAGAAAATCAGGTCCTTCAACGAGCGGGGTTTAGGGCAGAAGACCGGCCTGGCTGAGACCGCTGAACAACTCCTGTGCCATGAGCCGGTGCCCCTCTTCGCTGGGATGGCCCATATCGAGAAAGACAGAGAGGTCGGGTCCGCTGGCAGCGCGCATGGCAGGCAGGGGATCGACCACGATCCAGCCATTTTGCGCTGCCCTGTCGCCAATTGCCTCTTGAAAGAGGGTATCGTCGATCCATGTCCGCGAGTCCTCGATGCCAGTATCTATCTGCCAGCGCATTGGAGAGACCAACAACACCAGCGGGACATCCTGTTCAGTGACCGTGGCCTGGATATCATCCAGTAGCTGGGTCGTCCGATCCCAGCATACCTCGCTTGAATCGATCTTCCAGTCGCTGCCACAGGGTTCGTCGCTGCTGCCAGCCTGGTTGGATGATAAAACCCGTTGTGCCAGCCGAGCCAACATGCTGTAACGCGCCAGTCCTTTTTCGCCTCCCCTGTCCCAACCGAGCGTTCCCCACAGGTTGTCTGCTGCGTCGTTGAGATGTAATTGCACGACGACAACATCTGGCTTGAGATCCATTCCGTTGGCATCCAGCCACAGCGCTTCCTGCCATGTACTGTAACCGCTAACCCCAGCGTTGATAACTTCGAATCCCTGGTCCGGGCTTAAGGTAGCCAACAGACTGGCCAGCTGGCTGGGAAAGGTATCCTCGCCACGTACCCCCCAGCCGAAAGTGACTGAGTCGCCCAGGATGAGGATGCGATAGCTTCCCGCCGGCTTTGGATCCAGTACCTCCGGTGAACGCAGGCCGATGCTGTTGATGCGAATGGGAATATTGGCGCGTCCGACCTGCTCCATGATCTCATCAGGGAAAAAGCCCGACCAGTTGGGCATCATTTGATGGTGAAATCTGTCATCGCCGATGTATAAGGGCTGATTACCACCTGGATCTTCCAGAGAGACCTGATCCTCGATCTCCTCCGGTGTGGGAATGTCCGCCAGGGTTGGCGCCAGATTGACCACGCCGACGCTGTCTGCCAGGCGCACCAATCCTTCCGCAAGGAAGAGGGAAACCACTATGGAGAAGAGTAGAATCGCCAGACCGGGCAGAAGTTGCCGTGCGGATCCTGTCTCAGTCTGTTCCGGTTCCGTTTCGTGTACGTTCTGGTCAGCTTGCTGTGCCATTGAGCCTTTCTTCAGGGATGCTTACATCCAGGAGATGTGTGGTGTGAATGTGCCGTCGGGTACGGGTTTCGGCGCGCAATACCAGGGATTCCGTCTCGGCCACCGTGCCATGGTATATCGCACCGGAAAGCAGCAAGCCGTCGGTGATACCGGTAGCGGCAAAAAAGATCTCGTCGGTTCTGACCAATTCGTCGCAGTCGACGACCTGTTTTGGATCGAGTCCCGCGGCTTGAACAGCAGTCCACTCAGATTCGCTTTGTGGGGCCAATCGACCCAGCATATGCCCGCCCAATGACTTCACTGCACAGGCCGAAATGACACCTTCTGAAATGCCTCCAACTCCCATGAGAATATCAACATTGGATGTGGGGTGAGCCGCTATCAGAGCGCCGGCAACATCGCCATCGGAACGCAGAAGAACCCGAGCGCCGGCAGAACGTATCTCTTCCACCAAATCTCGATGCCGGGGGCGATCCAGAATGAAGACCACCAGGTCCCGTACCGATTTTCTTTTTACCCGGGCTACCAGGGCAAGGGTCCAGGCAGCAGGTGCGTCCATGCATTCCGGAACCAGTGCGTCGGCCGCAGCATAATCTACCACGATCTTTTCCATGTAGGCGGCCGGTGCAGGTGCCCACATGGTATCCCTTGGCGCTACCCCGACAACTGAGATAGCGTCCGAATACCCCAGGGCCAAACGATTCCTGCCATCGATGGGATCGACGACAACGTCCACTTCCGGCCCCTCACCGTTTCCGACGCGGGTTCCACTGTCCAACAGGGAATGTTGGCCAAGTCTACCCTCCTCGCCAATTACAATCCGCCCTTCCATCGAAAGAGAGTTCAACGCGCGAAACATGGCTTCAGAGGCTTCATTGTCTGCCGCATCAGGGTTTCCGAGACCCATCCAGCGTCCGGCTTTCAGGGCAGCTGCTTCGGTAACCCTAACCAGATCCAGACCCAGATTACGGGGGGGATGATCTGACATCATTATAACTCCTGTGAGCAAAGTTGGCGAAAATCGTCCACTTTTAATCAACTGCTTCCAGTAGCTTCGCTGCTTCCCAGGCCACCAGCCCACCCTCCAGAACCATCACGTTCTCGTAGCCCTCGCTTCGTAGTTTCTGGGCTGCCCGGGTACTGCGACGGCCAGTTTGGCACGTCAGCACGACCGGACGATCCGACGGGATTTCGACCCCGTTCATCAAAATCTGGGGCAACGGCAGAAGCTCAGCCTGGGGAACATGTGCTCGACGGTACTCCCTCGGTTCCCTTACGTCCAGGACCAGGGGTGGACCCTCGCTGCTCAGCTCTTTCCACAGATCCGCGGGAGCGATGGTGGGAATCGAGCTAGCGGGAACAGCGGTGTGGAGCGCAGGATCCACCGGCAGCGTGCGTTTCGGGAGGTTTTGGCATTCTTTGAAGACCCGAACCTCACATTCATAGATACATATGGCAGGATCCAACACCTTATGGAAAAGGTATCCCAGGGCTCCATCCTCATCCAGGATATGGTCCGTTCCAACCATGTCAATGAAATCGACCGATTCCATCAACTCCAGTACCGGTTCTCTAACTCGAACGAAGAAGACATCGCCGCCCATATCCCGGTAGATGCGCACGACATTTTCCAGCATGTGAATGCCGCTGATATCGATCTCGTTCACGCTGTGCATGCGGAGGACGAGATAGCGCTGACCAGGATGGGCGTCCAGATTCTCGATAATCGCATCCTCTATGTTGTTGGCTGCGCCAAAATAGATGTCGCCCATGATCTCCAGCATACCCAGTTGAGGGCAGGCAGGTCGTGCTTCGCTTCCGGAACTACTGACCTCCTCAACCATGTGCTGATAGCTCTCATCGGGCACGACCGAGCGAACCTGGGGTACACTTGTGCGCCAAAGGTAGAAGGCCAGGGACATCAGGATGCCTGTTAAAACGGCAAATTGAAGGGGAAGCAACAGGGTCGCAAGCAGGGTCGCAAGCATTATGATCTTGTCCCCCTGGGTGCCTTGCCAGATGCGACTGATCTCAGCGCGATCGATCATACCCAACGCTGTCACGATCAAGACAGCTGCCAGCGCTGTGCGGGGCACATAGGTGGCCATCGGAGCCACCGCCAGCATGATGACCATGACAAGAAGCCCGGAGATTACTGAAGCCACCTGTGAGCGCGCCCCTGACTCGAAGTTTACGGCGGAACGGGTGAATGAACCAGAACATGGATAGCCAGAAAAGAAACCGCACGCGATATTGGCGAGACCCTGCCCGATGAACTCCTGATTGCTGTCCAATCGCTGCCCGGTCTGGCTGGCGATAGAGCGCGAGATGGACATAGCTTCAATCAAACCGATAACCGACACGGCCAGCGCACCGGTTGAGAGATCGGCGATCAACTCAAAATTAAAGATCGGCGGAACAGCGAACTGCGGCAACGTGCGTGGCAATTCGCCCAGCACCCTGACTCCTTGTTGGTCCGCACCCGATAGGGCCACGACCACTGAGGCCGCTATCATGCCGAGCAGGGGTGCCGGCAGCTTGGGCCAGAATCGTCGTATCAACAGGATCAAGATCAGCGTGCCGATACCCAGGAGGATGGTCTGGGCATGCGTTTCTGGCAGGTGGATGATAATTGCCCCGGAGGTCGTGATCAGGCTGGGAGAACTGGGAATATTCAGGCCCAACAGGTGACTCAGCTGACTGACACAGATTAGTATTCCCGCACCGGCAGTAAAGCCAACAACCACGGAATCTGACACAAAGTTTACGAGAACGCCAAGCCCTGCCAGGCCCATCACGAGGCGAAAGACCCCTATCATGACCGCCATCAGGGCCGCTGCCGCCACATATTCCTGCGGTCCGGCCACGGCGAGAGGCAGCAAGACCGAAAGAGCCAACAAGGACGATGTGTTGGTGGGGCCTGTATGGAGTTGATGGGATGACCCCCAGAGCGCGCCGACGATAGCTGCGACGACGGCTGTGTACAGGCCGACTTGTGGTGGCAAGTCGGCAACCAGCGCAAATACGATGGCTTGTGGCACCAACACCACAGCCACCGTTAAACCAGCGATGAAATCGGGGCGAAAATTGCTGCGATCGTATGATCGGAGGATACGAGCGGGTTGGAAAAAGAAGGAGGACGCCTTGCCCAGACTTGCCAGGAGCGACTTATCCAGAGGTCGGCGCTGGGCCACACTACCTTCCACGGCCTGCCGGTCCTTTGGTTCCAGGTCTACGCGATGGCTTCGGATGCGGCGATATTATTCTGCAACCTGAATCGATCCATCGAACCCGATCGGCCAGAGCAGCATGGGTGTGGTTGGGAAAAGGCTTGGCGTTGCGATAGGCGATATAACCACAAGTAATACAGACCACTCGCCGCCGTTGATCGCCGGGCGGCAGACGTTCCTCCAATGCCTGACCACAGTGCGGACAATAGAGGGGAAACATGAGCAAATTGTAACACAAGGCTTGTGAAATGGGAAGGGTTGAAACCTTGACAAACAGGATGGTTCGATCTAGAATTGCCTCGCGAGCGAAGGCTCGCATCAGGGTTCCTGATGGCTCTGCCCATCTAGCCACGTTGCAGCCACTGTGAGGGCAATGTCACTGGAAAGTCCTCGTCCCGCATCGTCCGGTTCATGGTCGTCCAGTTTATTATGTCGGTTAATACATCACCCAGATCTAACAATGTTCAGCAAGAGAACCAGCCTCCTGGTCAAATGCGTGCCAGCGGCGGTGCTTTGCCTAACCTGCTGCTCTACGTAAATCGTCAGGCGAGCAACCCTTTGCGATATGCTTGGGAACAGGCGATCATGGCACTGATCGGCTGGATTCCCACGGTTGTGGGGGTTGCATTGCGCTCCGCCCTTTACCGGTTTATTCTGCGCATGGACGGTGTGGCTGCTGTCGAAAACAGTGTGCGGCTGCGTTTTGCCAGCAATATCAGGTTGGGTGACGGTGTCTATCTGGATCAGGGCAGCTATCTGCATGCAACCCCTGGCGGAATCGAGATTGGTAGCGGTAGTTTCGTCATGCACGGGGCTGTTTTGCATGTCTACAATTTTCGTGCTTTGCCCCACGCCTTTATTCGTATTGGCGAGGATAGTCTGATTGGCGAATACTGTGTGTTGCGAGGGCAGGGCGGCATCTCCATTGGTGATCGGGTCTATTTTGCCCCTCAGGTTCAGGTGTTGGCGGTGAATCACAACTACGACGATCCGAAAAGACCGATGGTAGATCAGGGCCTCACCGCGGACGGAATTGTGATCGAGGACGATGTTTGGATCGGAGCCGGTGCTATCATCACCGATGGCGTGCATATCGGCAAGCGTTCAATCGTTGCGGCTGGAGCCGTGGTTACCTCGGACGTGCCGGACCGAACTGTAGTGGGTGGTGTGCCAGCCCGCCCTTTGAAGACCCTGTCCTGATGTCGCGAATGGATTATCCACGCACACTGTGCAAAAAAAAGAAGAAATGGGAGATTTCTCCATGACAACACTTTCCGTCGTCATTCCGGCTCTTAACGAAGAAGACGGCATTGCGGAAATAATGGCGCGGGTGCTGGCGGTTGGTTCCGACCTGGCGTCCATGGGCGTCGATGATCTGGAGTTGATCGTGGTAGATGACGGTTCCACCGACCGCACCGCTGAGATCGTGGAATCCACACCGGGCGTAAAGCTTGTGCAGCATCCGGTGAACAAAGGTTATGGTGCCGCTCTGAAATCGGGTTTTCGTTCAGCCGAAGGTGAGTTTTTGGGCTTTCTTGATGCTGATGGCACCTATCCGCCCGAGTATTTCCCTCAGTTGTGCCAGGTTTTGCTGCAAAATGGCAACGATATTGTCGTGGGGTCGAGAATGGCTGGCGCTGACAGCGATATGCCAATGACCCGCCGTATCGGCAATACCGTTTTTGCCAGCATGATCAGTATTCTCAGCCGTCAACGGATCACTGATAGCGCCAGCGGTATGCGGGTTTTCCGTCGAGAGGCCCTTGAGAAGCTCTATCCGCTGCCCGATGGCCTCAACTTCACACCGATCATGAGTACTCGCGCCCTTCACGAGGATATTCACATGGTGGAGGTGCCGATTCCCTACAGCGAGCGAGTGGGCGATTCCAAGCTTAGCGTCGTACGGGATGGAACTCGCTACGTCCAGACCATTACCTGGACGGCGATGAACTACAATCCTGTGCGAATTTTGGGTGGCCTGGGTCTTATTGCACTGGGCCTGGCAGGCGTGATCGCACTGGTCACCTTCGTTGCCCGGCTTAGCGGGGTGACTGAGGTCGGTCCTATTGGAGCGTTTGCCCTGTTTTCGATGATGATATTGGCAATGACCGGAGTCAGTCTCTTCAACCTGGGGGCAACTTTCAATTATCTCGTGTCTCTATTTCACCATCGCCCCGTCAAGCAGGGGTTGTTCGGTAAGCCGATTTTTGATCCATCCCTGGATCGCCATTTTTGGTGGATGGGATTGCTCTTGGGCGTTGCCGGGCTTTTGCTGGGCGTTGCGAGTCTGATTATGGCGCTCAACGGCTGGCCCGCGGGCAAGATGTGGTTTTACTACCTTCTCAGCGCTGTACTCTTTCTCTTGGGACTCCAGTTTGTCATGTCGTGGATTCTGATGCGGGTTCTCGAGGAGTTGAGTGAGCGTGATGCGCTGGCAGCTAAGGACCTTGGTACCAAGTTTTAGTGTTTGAGGGGATAACGTCTGAGGTGAAAGTGGAGAGTTCGATATGACTGAAAAAGACCAACTGAAGCGCAATCTGGGTACTCGCCGGATGCCTGCACTGCGCCCGTCCAGTTTTCCTGATGCCGGTGCCATCGTGGAGACACTGACCTCGTCAGCACGTCCCCCGGTCGGTGTAGATATTCTGCTCGTCAACCCACCATCACCCGATGGTGGGATATGGATCCGCAGCCAGCATCGGGTAGGCCGACGCAGCCGGGAGAACATGATATGGCCTCAGATCGGTCTTGCTCAAATGGCTGCCTTGTTGGCCCCAGACTATACTGTCGAGGTCGTTGATGCCATCGCGAGCAGGATGTCCTGGCAGGAATTCGAACGTTTGCTGGAAGAAAAATATCCCAGGTATTACCTTACTCAGGTTACGGCGCCGACGTTGCGCAACGATATGTATGGTGTCTTTCTGGCCAAATCCTTGGGGTCTCAGACGATTGCGTTCGGAACCCACGTCACGCCCATGACCCTCGAGACCATGCGCCCTTTTCCTGCGCTGGACTTCATTCTGCGCGGCGAACCGGAGGCCACACTACGCGAACTACTGGATACTTTGCAGGATCAGGAACCCAGTGACCCTCACGTCGCCAAGATGGTGGAAGACACCAGGTTGGCCAGAGGCACCACGGCACGCAAGACCAGGGACAGCGACCTGGAGCTGCAGTTGTCACCGTTCGCGCCTGCCACACTTGAACGAATAGGGAAGGCAACGACGGCATCGGCCATGGAGTCGCCGCTTGCCGGTATTCTGGGCCTTGCATGGCGGTATGATAATGAGATCATAATCAACCGGGATCGCCCCTTTTTTCCCGATCTGGACGATCTGCCCATGCCACTGCACCATCTGTTGCCATATGAAAAGCAGCATATGCCGATGCTGAAGGGCCCATTTACGTTCATCGTGACCAGCCGCGGCTGCCCTGCAGGTTGTAAATATTGCATCAAACATGTGTCGTACCAGAACAGCGTTCGCCTGCGCTCGCCAGAGAAGCTATACGAAGAACTGGTTATCCTTTCAGAACTGGGGATTCACAATGTTCATATGTACGCCGATCTGTTCACGGTCAGCCGCGAGCAAGTTGTAACTTTGTGCAATCTCATCATCGAAAATGGCTTGAAGGTGACCTGGACCTGCAACAGCCGTGTCGACTTCGTTGACGCGGAAATGTTGCAACTGATGGGGCAAGCCGGGTGCTTCATGATTTCCTGGGGAATCGAAAGCGCCAATGAGGAGATATTGAAACGGGCTCGCAAGGGCTATCGCAAGGAACAGGCCTACGATGCACTTGTGTGGGCCAGAGAAGCCGGAATCAAGAATTGGGGCTATTTCATCATTGGACTGCCCGGTGAAACCGAGGAGTCGATCCAGGAAACGATCACGTACAGCAAAATGCTGCCCCTTGACATCGCCCTGTTCCACATTGCGGCACCCTATCCTGGCACCCCTTTCTTCTACGATGTGGTGGAGAATGGTTGGTTTCGACCGGGTACCAAGTGGGAGGAGGTCGACATGGATCAGTCTACCGTGCTCGACTATAGTAATCTGTCGGCTGAAAGGCTCGAGTATTGGCAGAAGCGTGCCACGCGGGAATGGTCCTTCAGGCCGGGCCCGATGTGGACCTTTGTTAAAGGCCTCAATAGCTGGGAGGGGTTCAAGAGCGCCATGAGTATCGGCGTTCAGACGCTTAAGTACGTATGGAGCTAGCTTGAGTCATCAATACGGCGATCCAACCCTGGGCGATGGCGTTGGGCCACACTCGCCGGTCACTCTCTTTCGGCCACTGCCACTGCTCATTTCGGGGGGCTTGATCATTAGCGCTTTGATAGGTGTTTGGGCAGCCTACGACCGGGAACAAGCCTGGATGCGGTTCTCGCTCATCTCCATCGGTGTGGCACTGATGCTCGGCATTGCCTGGATGGGTTGGCGGGGACGAATGGATATACTGGGCATCTTTGGCCTGCTCTGTGCACTGCTTGGGGCAGCAATCGGTGCCTATTTCCTTCTGACCTTCGACTGGGCGGGCAATCAGGGAAAATTTGCGCCGATCCAAGCGGCAGGCCTCTGGCTTCAGGTCCATCGCCCCGCAATCCCGGTTCCCGAGGATATCAACGCCAATGTGGCTGGTAGCAGTCTGGCGATTCTTCTTCCACTGGGGGCTGTGGGCCTTTTCTGGGGATGGAGTCGCGACAAGCGTACCGTGGCGATCATCGCTGCCCTGTCGTTGCTCTTCGGGTTTCTGATTCTATTCCTGACGCAGTCCCGAGCAGCCTGGCTCGGACTGGCAGCCGGCCTGGCTGTGGCCCTCTACCTGGCAGTGCGACCAGGCCTGGAAAACTTCCCGCGCCGGCGTCTGCTGTTGGACCTGGTTGCTTTGGCAGGGGGGCTTCTTGTCCTTGTCCTCTTCTGGCTGGTGGCATCGAGCCCCACTCTTGCCGAATCGTTGGGCTCGATCGGCGTTGGTGTCAGCCTCACCAATCGCGCCGAGCTCTGGCGCGACGGGATGAACCTGGTAGCAGATTACCCCTTCACGGGCAGCGGCCTGGGCAGCACCATGATGGTCTACTCCACCTATGGACGGTTGTTGCATGTCGGATTTATCACCCATATGCACAATCTGTTCTTGCAGATCACCATCGAGCAGGGAATACCCGGGCTTCTTTTTTTTCTGCTGTTGCTTGTCCTGGCCTGGTGGAGTCTGCTAAGCGCCTACCGGTCGGGTGAAAACCGCTGCTTCTGCGTACCGGTGGCAGCATCCTTGGTCGCCCTGGTGGTGCAAGGCCTTGTCGACGTTGGTATTTATGCCAGCTACGCGCTTCCGGTTCTTTTCTTGCCCATCGGGTTTGCACTGGCCCTGGGGCAGCCACCCAGGGTACTCCGGCGAAGCAAGAATGTCACCCTGGCACTGACGAGTGTATCGATCATCGTCGTGGCAATGTGTGTAGTGTTGATTGTACCTTCCAGTCAGGCTGCATTGCAAGCCAATCTGGGCGCCGTTGCCCAAACACAGCGGGAACTCTCCGCTTACAGCTGGCCCGAGTGGCCCATTCAGGATGCCCTCAGGCGCTCACCTGATATTGACCTGTCAGCTGCAATTGCCCGATACAAAGCAGCACTTGATCGTGATCCAAAGAATGCAACCGGCAACCGGCGACTGGGGCAGATTGAGCTTTCAAGAGGCAGGTATGAAGCGGCCCGATGGTACCTGGAAGCAGCGTATGCGACATCACCTCGTCAATCGGTGACCCGGCATCTGCTGGGCGAGGTATATGCCATCGATGGCGATCTGGACCTGGCAACGTCCTTTCTTCGCAGCGTCGACATCGGCCATGGCCAGTTTCAGACCAGGGTATGGTGGTACGAAACTGTCGGCGAGACTGAAGGAGCTCAGCGGTTACGGGAAGCTGGCGGGTTTTGACATCGGCATGGCCCTGGAATTTGATCATTTTGGCATTGGAGACTATCATGAGGGTTCGTGATGTATCTAGCATCTTGTGATGGCGAAAAAACTACTGGCTTTCGCAAGCGACCTGGTGGGTTGCTAACATATGAAAAAACTATTCAGAAACCTTAGAAAATCCAAGCCTTCCTTGCCTGTGATCGTCGTTTCCGGTTTGCCTCGATCTGGAACGTCGATGATGATGAAAATGTTGGAAGCAGGTGGCCTGACGGTGGTAACCGACCAGATTCGTACCGCGGACGAGGATAATCCAAAGGGATACTATGAGTTCGAACGGGTAAAACAGCTTGATAAGGGTGATACATCATGGGTATCCGACGCGCAGGGAAAAGTGGTCAAAGTAATCTCGGCCTTGTTGGAACACCTGCCACCTGACTATGACTACAACGTAATCTTCCTGCAGCGCAGTATCGAGGAAGTTTTGGCATCCCAGAAGAGAATGCTGGAACGTCGCGGGGAACCAACCGATCGGGTAAGTGATGAGGAGATGGCCCGCTTGTTTGCCAAGCACACTCAGAAAGTGGATCTGTGGTTAAACAGTCAGCCGAATATCTCAGTTCTCTATGTAGATTACAACGAGGTGGTGAGTAACCCCCATCAATCCGTAGGTCAGGCGAATCGATTCCTGGGCGGGCATTTGGATGAGCAAGCGATGATCTCAGCTGTCGATCCTCAACTCTATCGAAATCGGGCAAACCTGAACCAAATCTCAACTCG is a genomic window of Chloroflexota bacterium containing:
- a CDS encoding radical SAM protein, which gives rise to MTEKDQLKRNLGTRRMPALRPSSFPDAGAIVETLTSSARPPVGVDILLVNPPSPDGGIWIRSQHRVGRRSRENMIWPQIGLAQMAALLAPDYTVEVVDAIASRMSWQEFERLLEEKYPRYYLTQVTAPTLRNDMYGVFLAKSLGSQTIAFGTHVTPMTLETMRPFPALDFILRGEPEATLRELLDTLQDQEPSDPHVAKMVEDTRLARGTTARKTRDSDLELQLSPFAPATLERIGKATTASAMESPLAGILGLAWRYDNEIIINRDRPFFPDLDDLPMPLHHLLPYEKQHMPMLKGPFTFIVTSRGCPAGCKYCIKHVSYQNSVRLRSPEKLYEELVILSELGIHNVHMYADLFTVSREQVVTLCNLIIENGLKVTWTCNSRVDFVDAEMLQLMGQAGCFMISWGIESANEEILKRARKGYRKEQAYDALVWAREAGIKNWGYFIIGLPGETEESIQETITYSKMLPLDIALFHIAAPYPGTPFFYDVVENGWFRPGTKWEEVDMDQSTVLDYSNLSAERLEYWQKRATREWSFRPGPMWTFVKGLNSWEGFKSAMSIGVQTLKYVWS
- a CDS encoding acyltransferase gives rise to the protein MRYAWEQAIMALIGWIPTVVGVALRSALYRFILRMDGVAAVENSVRLRFASNIRLGDGVYLDQGSYLHATPGGIEIGSGSFVMHGAVLHVYNFRALPHAFIRIGEDSLIGEYCVLRGQGGISIGDRVYFAPQVQVLAVNHNYDDPKRPMVDQGLTADGIVIEDDVWIGAGAIITDGVHIGKRSIVAAGAVVTSDVPDRTVVGGVPARPLKTLS
- the sulP gene encoding sulfate permease — its product is MAQRRPLDKSLLASLGKASSFFFQPARILRSYDRSNFRPDFIAGLTVAVVLVPQAIVFALVADLPPQVGLYTAVVAAIVGALWGSSHQLHTGPTNTSSLLALSVLLPLAVAGPQEYVAAAALMAVMIGVFRLVMGLAGLGVLVNFVSDSVVVGFTAGAGILICVSQLSHLLGLNIPSSPSLITTSGAIIIHLPETHAQTILLGIGTLILILLIRRFWPKLPAPLLGMIAASVVVALSGADQQGVRVLGELPRTLPQFAVPPIFNFELIADLSTGALAVSVIGLIEAMSISRSIASQTGQRLDSNQEFIGQGLANIACGFFSGYPCSGSFTRSAVNFESGARSQVASVISGLLVMVIMLAVAPMATYVPRTALAAVLIVTALGMIDRAEISRIWQGTQGDKIIMLATLLATLLLPLQFAVLTGILMSLAFYLWRTSVPQVRSVVPDESYQHMVEEVSSSGSEARPACPQLGMLEIMGDIYFGAANNIEDAIIENLDAHPGQRYLVLRMHSVNEIDISGIHMLENVVRIYRDMGGDVFFVRVREPVLELMESVDFIDMVGTDHILDEDGALGYLFHKVLDPAICIYECEVRVFKECQNLPKRTLPVDPALHTAVPASSIPTIAPADLWKELSSEGPPLVLDVREPREYRRAHVPQAELLPLPQILMNGVEIPSDRPVVLTCQTGRRSTRAAQKLRSEGYENVMVLEGGLVAWEAAKLLEAVD
- a CDS encoding glycosyltransferase family 2 protein is translated as MTTLSVVIPALNEEDGIAEIMARVLAVGSDLASMGVDDLELIVVDDGSTDRTAEIVESTPGVKLVQHPVNKGYGAALKSGFRSAEGEFLGFLDADGTYPPEYFPQLCQVLLQNGNDIVVGSRMAGADSDMPMTRRIGNTVFASMISILSRQRITDSASGMRVFRREALEKLYPLPDGLNFTPIMSTRALHEDIHMVEVPIPYSERVGDSKLSVVRDGTRYVQTITWTAMNYNPVRILGGLGLIALGLAGVIALVTFVARLSGVTEVGPIGAFALFSMMILAMTGVSLFNLGATFNYLVSLFHHRPVKQGLFGKPIFDPSLDRHFWWMGLLLGVAGLLLGVASLIMALNGWPAGKMWFYYLLSAVLFLLGLQFVMSWILMRVLEELSERDALAAKDLGTKF